A single Methanospirillum lacunae DNA region contains:
- a CDS encoding protein translocase SEC61 complex subunit gamma: METPKINLNLNEELFRKYWRVLKLARFPKRDEYTKIALVAAAGVLIVGMIGFIVYLLFVYLPK; the protein is encoded by the coding sequence ATGGAAACCCCTAAGATCAATCTAAACCTGAATGAAGAACTCTTTCGCAAATATTGGCGGGTTCTTAAACTGGCACGCTTCCCAAAGCGTGATGAATATACAAAAATTGCCCTCGTGGCAGCAGCCGGTGTGCTGATTGTCGGAATGATCGGTTTCATTGTATACCTGCTCTTTGTATACCTTCCGAAGTGA
- a CDS encoding transcription elongation factor Spt5 yields METEPRLTRIYAVKTTNRAERSVADNIDKAVRDVHNTIKVMSVIAPDELKGYVLVETTEPLARVQELMEQVPSARTVLPGATSLEEVGHYLTPKPAVSGIDEGTIVELIAGPFKGEKAVVKRVDASKEEITVELYESVLPIPITVRGDHVRIIDRGEDD; encoded by the coding sequence ATGGAGACTGAACCCCGCCTCACCCGAATCTACGCTGTCAAAACGACAAACCGGGCTGAGCGTAGCGTAGCAGACAACATCGACAAGGCAGTCCGGGATGTCCACAATACGATTAAAGTTATGTCAGTCATCGCACCAGATGAATTGAAAGGATATGTCCTTGTCGAAACTACTGAACCTCTTGCGCGTGTTCAGGAACTGATGGAACAGGTTCCAAGTGCGCGTACCGTCCTGCCAGGAGCAACTTCTCTGGAAGAGGTTGGACATTATCTCACACCAAAACCGGCAGTCAGCGGAATTGATGAAGGCACTATCGTTGAACTTATCGCAGGCCCGTTCAAGGGCGAAAAAGCGGTTGTTAAACGTGTTGACGCTTCAAAAGAGGAAATTACTGTTGAGCTGTACGAGAGTGTTCTTCCAATTCCAATCACGGTCAGAGGCGATCACGTCAGAATAATTGACCGTGGCGAGGATGATTAA
- a CDS encoding 50S ribosomal protein L11 — protein MADVVEVLVPGGKATAGPPLGPALGPLGINVKAVVDEINKKTATFNGMQVPVRVEVDAKKNFTISVGIPPTTALIMKEAGIEKGSGEPNTKIVGNIPLEAAVTIANMKLESMLSYDLKNAVKEVVGTCVSLGVTVSGKKPKDVIAEINTGVHDAVLKG, from the coding sequence ATGGCAGATGTGGTCGAGGTACTAGTACCCGGTGGAAAAGCTACTGCAGGTCCGCCACTCGGACCGGCACTAGGTCCCCTCGGTATCAATGTCAAAGCTGTTGTTGACGAGATCAACAAGAAAACTGCAACCTTCAATGGGATGCAGGTTCCTGTCCGTGTAGAGGTGGATGCGAAGAAGAACTTCACCATCTCAGTCGGTATCCCGCCAACAACCGCCCTCATTATGAAAGAGGCAGGCATTGAGAAGGGTTCAGGAGAACCCAATACCAAAATTGTGGGGAATATTCCACTGGAGGCCGCTGTCACGATTGCCAACATGAAACTCGAATCCATGCTTTCATATGATCTCAAGAACGCCGTAAAGGAAGTTGTTGGGACCTGTGTTAGTCTTGGTGTCACAGTTTCAGGCAAAAAGCCCAAAGATGTCATAGCTGAGATCAACACGGGCGTTCATGACGCGGTTCTCAAGGGATAG
- a CDS encoding 50S ribosomal protein L1: MVEKSVIIDAIQKAKESAPERKFTESVDITINLKNIDMSQPKNRIDETILLPHGNGSRAKISVLGSGDIVTQARDAGAELIMGPDEIERLGGEPREARKVASDYRFFLAETKVMALVGRWLGPRLGPRGKMPQPVPDGVDIRPIVERLRNSVRVRTKDKMAFSLKVGTTAMSDEQISENIDAVLKRVLDKLESGEFQVRSVYVKTTMGPAVKVM; the protein is encoded by the coding sequence ATGGTAGAGAAGAGCGTCATAATTGACGCGATACAGAAGGCTAAGGAGTCGGCTCCTGAACGGAAGTTCACTGAGAGTGTCGATATTACTATCAACCTGAAGAATATCGATATGTCTCAACCGAAAAACCGTATTGACGAGACAATTCTCCTTCCTCATGGAAATGGCAGCAGAGCCAAGATCTCTGTCCTTGGTAGCGGTGATATCGTTACCCAGGCAAGAGATGCAGGTGCAGAGCTGATCATGGGCCCTGACGAGATCGAAAGACTCGGTGGAGAGCCCCGTGAGGCAAGAAAGGTTGCATCTGACTATCGGTTCTTCCTTGCAGAGACAAAGGTAATGGCCCTTGTCGGTCGCTGGCTCGGTCCACGGCTCGGTCCAAGGGGTAAAATGCCACAGCCAGTTCCGGACGGAGTAGATATCCGCCCGATTGTCGAGCGTCTACGCAACTCTGTACGGGTTCGTACAAAAGACAAGATGGCTTTCTCACTGAAGGTCGGAACAACGGCAATGTCTGACGAACAGATTAGCGAAAATATCGATGCGGTACTCAAACGTGTTCTGGATAAACTTGAATCAGGTGAATTCCAGGTACGCTCGGTCTATGTCAAGACTACAATGGGTCCGGCAGTTAAGGTGATGTAA
- a CDS encoding 50S ribosomal protein L10, whose amino-acid sequence MPLYTAHLPKWKKDEISEIKRLSEEYKLMGLVDMYGIPARQVQDIRRNLKGKAELRMTRNTLIEHALGEIGGEIKDLGGKLDGHSALIFTNENPFKLYSMLEKTKTKMAARPGELAPTDIVVEKGPTSFKPGPIVGELQQAGIPAAIEAGKVTIRETKTVVKEGQEISKKLADALAKLDVKPMDVGLLLQAAFFEGTVYESDVLAIDEVAFYNNIITAAKQAFNLSLNAAIPTKDTASDLLTKAVREARNVVVEAAVVSSDVMDAIIGKAQSQAMALQSVVE is encoded by the coding sequence ATGCCACTGTATACTGCCCACCTTCCCAAATGGAAGAAAGACGAGATCTCCGAGATCAAAAGACTCTCGGAAGAGTACAAGCTTATGGGCCTCGTCGATATGTATGGTATTCCAGCACGTCAGGTGCAGGATATCAGACGCAATCTGAAGGGCAAGGCAGAACTTCGGATGACGAGAAACACCCTGATCGAACACGCCCTTGGAGAAATCGGCGGGGAGATCAAGGATCTCGGTGGCAAACTTGACGGACACTCTGCACTCATCTTCACAAATGAGAATCCTTTCAAGCTTTACAGTATGCTTGAAAAGACCAAGACGAAGATGGCAGCACGTCCCGGTGAGCTTGCACCAACCGATATCGTTGTCGAGAAAGGACCAACCAGTTTCAAGCCAGGTCCGATCGTAGGAGAACTCCAGCAGGCAGGTATCCCTGCAGCCATAGAGGCAGGCAAGGTTACTATCCGAGAGACCAAGACGGTCGTCAAGGAAGGCCAGGAGATATCAAAGAAACTTGCAGACGCTCTTGCCAAGCTGGATGTCAAACCGATGGATGTCGGTCTGCTTCTGCAGGCAGCCTTCTTTGAAGGTACAGTCTACGAGTCTGATGTCCTCGCGATCGACGAGGTTGCGTTCTACAACAACATCATTACCGCTGCGAAACAGGCATTCAATCTTTCACTCAATGCTGCGATCCCGACAAAGGATACTGCATCTGACCTGCTTACCAAGGCAGTACGTGAGGCACGCAATGTTGTAGTTGAAGCTGCTGTCGTCAGCAGTGATGTTATGGATGCAATCATCGGAAAGGCACAGTCACAGGCAATGGCACTACAATCTGTGGTTGAATGA
- the rpl12p gene encoding 50S ribosomal protein P1 — MEYIYAALLLHKAGKEVNESAVQAVLSAAGIAVNESRVKALVAALDGVDIEDAISKAAVAPVAVAAAAAPAAGAAPAAAAEEPKEDKKAEEESGMAGLGALFG; from the coding sequence ATGGAGTATATCTACGCTGCACTCCTCCTGCACAAGGCAGGTAAGGAAGTCAACGAATCCGCAGTTCAGGCAGTTCTCTCTGCCGCTGGTATCGCAGTTAACGAATCCCGTGTAAAGGCACTGGTTGCAGCCCTTGATGGCGTCGACATCGAGGATGCTATCAGCAAGGCAGCAGTTGCACCGGTTGCAGTTGCAGCAGCAGCAGCTCCTGCAGCAGGCGCAGCCCCCGCTGCAGCAGCAGAAGAACCAAAAGAAGATAAGAAGGCAGAGGAAGAGAGCGGTATGGCAGGGCTTGGTGCCCTGTTCGGGTAA
- a CDS encoding archaemetzincin family Zn-dependent metalloprotease — protein MDIQIFWDRGAPQGLEIPVSRTISQVLDIPVQVFTNPLLYNGFSINRHQFDATAILSCIDTYKRRNNIESPLLLVISDDIFKPASLYIFGLARPRTGSAVVSAARLRNEFWDLPSDEKALGNRIITEGAHEIGHLLGLEHCQDERCVMANPECLDDLDHKKTWLCDDCKMRLKTLHPVCIR, from the coding sequence ATGGATATCCAAATATTCTGGGATCGGGGAGCACCACAGGGTCTTGAGATCCCGGTATCACGCACTATATCTCAGGTTCTGGATATTCCAGTGCAGGTATTTACCAATCCTCTATTATATAATGGATTTTCTATCAACAGACATCAGTTTGATGCAACCGCTATCCTTTCCTGTATTGATACCTATAAGCGAAGGAATAATATTGAATCGCCATTGCTGCTCGTAATCAGCGATGACATCTTCAAGCCGGCATCACTGTATATCTTCGGACTAGCACGTCCCAGAACTGGATCAGCAGTAGTATCTGCAGCTCGGTTAAGAAATGAATTCTGGGACCTTCCATCAGATGAGAAAGCCTTAGGTAACCGGATTATTACTGAAGGGGCCCATGAAATAGGACACCTTCTCGGTCTGGAGCACTGCCAGGATGAGCGATGTGTAATGGCAAACCCCGAATGTCTTGACGACCTCGATCACAAAAAAACCTGGCTCTGTGATGACTGTAAAATGAGATTGAAAACCCTACATCCTGTCTGTATCAGATAA
- a CDS encoding UPF0146 family protein: MSGYKHIETLIARYIAGRYHSVLEIGTGHNTHAAELIQRSGISVTCSDLSIPQGLLLVPYVIFDVGSPDNKIFFVECILAIRPIEEMMSSLILYAQRCGADLLVYHLGFEGYSHPHQIINCGVSLCQYVTRQN, from the coding sequence ATGAGTGGGTATAAACATATTGAGACGCTTATTGCCCGGTATATTGCTGGAAGATACCACTCTGTGCTGGAGATTGGGACAGGACACAATACCCATGCTGCTGAATTAATCCAGCGTTCAGGGATATCAGTAACCTGTAGTGATCTTTCAATTCCCCAGGGATTACTTTTAGTTCCCTACGTAATTTTTGATGTAGGTTCACCTGATAACAAAATCTTTTTTGTCGAATGTATACTTGCTATCAGGCCAATTGAAGAGATGATGTCATCACTTATTTTATATGCACAGCGATGTGGTGCTGATCTTCTGGTGTATCATCTTGGGTTTGAAGGGTATTCACACCCTCACCAGATTATCAACTGCGGAGTTTCACTCTGCCAGTATGTCACCCGCCAAAATTGA
- a CDS encoding replication factor C large subunit, with amino-acid sequence MLNGSGMDWAEKYRPRHLTDLVGNKESIRQMLTWAQNWTTDSEPLLLYGKPGIGKTSAANALATDMNWDVVELNASDQRTKSVIERVAGTSASTGSLLGSGRKLILLDEADNLQGNADRGGARAIVDVIKKASQPIVLIANDLYGLDAAIRTLCMKVQFRAAQARTITPRLKEICIEEGITCDISALDDISGRSGGDIRSAVTMLYAATIGRSELLSDDLSTSRKDNRSTIFDLVAATLHKNPTRPLTDIAFEVDETPDTELQWIEGNIGLMKDQGAICKAYQAVSRADEYLGRTYKTQYYTLWRYATATMLLGVNDAAFGTGGFMKIMPPDRWRRMSTAKRQKSAREQLLSRLGRTMHMAAGTVRSGYLMPISLLAEHNAEEYAEEFSLDTDQLDLLIQDSDIAKSIIKKIEDRKKEIEKELKKREKEEAKAAQKSRKVAEKQRSLPAPSKEVKTDSPTADHQEKQETEINPDEKSSKAEKNRSQSTLFNFGG; translated from the coding sequence ATGCTGAATGGATCAGGAATGGACTGGGCAGAGAAATATCGTCCTAGGCATCTAACTGACCTGGTAGGAAATAAGGAATCGATACGACAGATGCTCACCTGGGCGCAGAACTGGACCACAGACTCTGAACCTCTGCTCCTGTATGGGAAACCAGGAATAGGAAAAACATCAGCTGCAAATGCACTTGCCACTGACATGAACTGGGATGTCGTAGAGCTGAACGCGAGTGATCAGCGGACAAAATCGGTTATTGAACGTGTTGCAGGAACAAGTGCAAGTACTGGATCCCTGCTGGGTTCAGGTCGAAAACTAATCCTTCTTGACGAGGCTGATAACCTGCAGGGAAACGCAGACCGGGGAGGGGCACGAGCTATTGTTGATGTCATCAAAAAAGCCAGTCAGCCGATTGTTCTTATCGCCAACGACCTCTATGGCCTTGATGCCGCTATCAGAACTTTATGCATGAAAGTCCAATTCAGGGCTGCTCAGGCAAGGACTATTACACCCAGGCTGAAAGAGATCTGTATAGAAGAAGGTATTACCTGCGATATTTCAGCATTGGATGATATTTCAGGCAGATCAGGAGGTGACATCAGGTCTGCAGTCACCATGCTCTATGCAGCAACCATAGGCCGATCAGAGCTCCTGTCTGATGACCTATCGACATCACGCAAAGACAACAGATCCACAATATTTGATCTGGTCGCTGCTACTCTTCATAAAAACCCCACTCGCCCTCTGACTGATATTGCATTTGAAGTAGACGAAACACCAGACACAGAACTACAATGGATTGAAGGGAATATCGGACTCATGAAGGATCAGGGCGCAATATGCAAAGCGTACCAGGCAGTATCGAGGGCAGATGAGTACTTGGGTAGAACCTATAAAACCCAGTATTATACTCTCTGGCGGTATGCTACGGCTACAATGCTTCTTGGGGTGAATGATGCAGCTTTTGGAACCGGCGGTTTCATGAAGATCATGCCACCAGACCGCTGGAGAAGAATGTCCACGGCAAAAAGACAGAAGTCAGCGCGTGAACAACTTCTTTCCCGGCTTGGGAGGACTATGCATATGGCTGCAGGTACAGTACGAAGCGGGTACTTGATGCCAATCTCTCTTCTCGCGGAGCACAATGCAGAAGAATATGCCGAAGAGTTCTCACTTGATACAGATCAACTTGATCTTCTGATTCAGGATTCTGATATCGCTAAATCAATTATTAAGAAGATAGAAGATCGCAAGAAAGAGATAGAAAAGGAGCTCAAAAAGCGGGAAAAAGAAGAGGCTAAAGCAGCACAAAAATCCAGAAAAGTTGCAGAAAAGCAAAGATCCCTTCCCGCTCCTTCTAAAGAAGTAAAAACCGATTCACCAACCGCAGATCACCAGGAAAAACAAGAGACAGAAATAAATCCAGATGAAAAAAGTAGCAAAGCAGAGAAGAATCGGTCACAGTCAACTCTATTCAATTTTGGCGGGTGA
- a CDS encoding methanogenesis marker 2 protein, producing the protein MGEHTCSTELIAKAVREYEGVRRKSEIGAIVNDLKLDCPGVIASFGEDAAVIQNNGDALLLAADGIWSKLMDADPYWAGYCAVLVNIHDIAAMGGRPLAMVDVFSISSGSIRDAVIAGMRDASAQFGVPIVGGHLHPETPYSVIDIAILGVAPINGIIYSSTAQAGDLIVVAIDLEGRVHPSCALNWDSATLRTAEEVRAQIHVLEELGTRQLVTAGKDISNPGIIGTLGMLLEVSGMGGRVDLSAIPRPDDCHNIPFEQWVRMYPGMGFVLTLREKHREEVCGLFSAVGMTAQVIGKVNDSKDLRIVYNDEDTSVFDFSSDIGITNLGAEERCPRIS; encoded by the coding sequence ATGGGAGAGCACACCTGTTCCACCGAACTGATTGCTAAAGCGGTTAGGGAGTATGAAGGCGTCAGACGGAAGAGTGAGATCGGGGCGATAGTAAACGATCTGAAACTTGACTGTCCTGGAGTAATTGCTTCATTTGGAGAAGATGCCGCAGTAATTCAAAATAATGGGGATGCCCTTCTCCTGGCTGCAGACGGTATCTGGAGTAAGCTTATGGACGCGGATCCATATTGGGCTGGCTATTGTGCCGTTCTAGTAAATATTCATGATATCGCTGCAATGGGTGGTCGTCCCCTGGCAATGGTAGATGTCTTTTCAATATCATCAGGATCAATTCGTGATGCAGTAATTGCCGGAATGCGTGATGCATCAGCCCAGTTTGGTGTTCCGATAGTTGGAGGTCATCTTCATCCTGAAACACCATATAGTGTAATCGATATTGCTATTCTTGGAGTGGCACCGATAAATGGTATCATCTATAGCAGTACTGCACAGGCAGGAGACCTGATTGTTGTAGCAATCGATCTGGAAGGAAGAGTTCACCCCTCTTGTGCTTTGAACTGGGATAGTGCCACACTCAGAACAGCTGAAGAGGTAAGAGCACAGATCCATGTACTTGAGGAACTTGGAACAAGACAACTCGTGACTGCAGGAAAGGATATCTCAAACCCTGGTATCATCGGAACACTTGGAATGCTTCTTGAAGTATCAGGAATGGGAGGAAGAGTAGATCTTTCTGCAATTCCTCGTCCTGATGACTGTCACAATATCCCATTTGAACAGTGGGTTCGAATGTATCCTGGGATGGGCTTTGTGCTAACATTGAGGGAAAAGCATCGTGAGGAGGTTTGTGGTCTCTTTTCTGCTGTCGGGATGACCGCACAGGTTATTGGTAAAGTGAATGATTCAAAAGATCTCCGAATTGTATATAATGATGAGGATACCAGCGTGTTTGATTTTAGCAGTGATATTGGTATTACTAATCTGGGTGCTGAGGAGCGATGCCCCAGGATCTCATAG
- the mtxX gene encoding methanogenesis marker protein Mmp4/MtxX yields MPQDLIGIGVSADPERVIRSIINCNFSDRIVCYTDPDIAVQFSFPCLVRTSDQPGEKMVSDLVTDQISAAVRGTLPATQTLSALKLAYGVRELERIVLLESAQSKRFFLAPVGIDEGWTISQKISLINKGNKIAIGAGLSEKVGVLSGGRFGDAGRHPAVDRSMADAELVSRLTGARHYEILIEDAIAECGLIIAPDGITGNLIFRTLLFVGNGVSHGAPVVNIGGIFVDTSRVNPDYSNALNLAASMYYMQFS; encoded by the coding sequence ATGCCCCAGGATCTCATAGGTATCGGTGTTTCTGCTGATCCGGAACGGGTTATTCGAAGTATTATAAATTGTAATTTTTCAGACAGGATTGTATGTTATACTGATCCTGATATTGCGGTGCAATTTTCTTTTCCTTGCCTGGTAAGAACATCCGACCAGCCTGGAGAAAAAATGGTATCTGATCTTGTAACTGATCAGATTTCTGCTGCAGTCAGAGGTACCCTTCCTGCCACTCAAACGTTGTCAGCTCTTAAACTTGCATATGGTGTCCGGGAACTTGAAAGGATTGTGCTCCTTGAATCTGCACAATCAAAACGATTTTTCCTTGCCCCGGTTGGTATAGATGAAGGATGGACAATCAGCCAGAAGATCTCACTCATCAACAAAGGGAATAAGATAGCTATTGGAGCTGGCCTCTCAGAAAAGGTAGGTGTTCTATCTGGTGGCCGGTTTGGTGATGCTGGAAGACATCCTGCTGTTGATCGGAGTATGGCAGACGCGGAACTTGTTTCACGATTAACCGGGGCTCGGCATTATGAGATCCTTATCGAAGATGCGATCGCAGAATGTGGACTCATAATAGCTCCTGATGGGATAACGGGAAATTTAATCTTCAGAACGTTGCTCTTTGTCGGGAACGGTGTTTCACATGGGGCACCTGTTGTAAATATCGGTGGTATCTTCGTAGATACTTCGCGCGTCAACCCAGATTACTCGAATGCCCTGAATCTGGCGGCATCTATGTATTATATGCAATTCTCCTGA
- a CDS encoding histone family protein, with product MADLPIAAVVRIAKKNGAERVGSDAATALVEKAEEYIATLTKEANRLALHAGRKTIKEEDVKMAVENA from the coding sequence ATGGCAGACTTACCTATTGCAGCAGTTGTAAGAATTGCAAAGAAGAATGGTGCTGAACGTGTGGGAAGCGACGCAGCTACAGCACTGGTTGAAAAAGCTGAAGAGTACATTGCAACCCTTACCAAAGAAGCCAATCGACTTGCACTACATGCAGGAAGAAAAACAATAAAAGAAGAAGACGTTAAGATGGCAGTAGAGAATGCCTAA
- the hisB gene encoding imidazoleglycerol-phosphate dehydratase HisB, translating to MRTGSISRETRETKIKVDLNLDGNGICQIETGIPFFDHMLESFGRHGRFDLTIRADGDLNVGPHHTIEDIAIVLGSALREAIGDGRGIRRFSHAIIPMDEARVMVTTDISGRPYCVFSGVFSGPIEGVLEPYLIEHFFTTLTSSAHITLHLEGSGRSDHHLCEAFFKACGVTLHEATRIIDPNGNIPSTKGIL from the coding sequence ATGAGGACTGGATCAATTTCACGAGAGACCAGGGAGACAAAGATAAAAGTTGATCTCAACCTTGATGGCAACGGGATTTGCCAGATAGAAACTGGAATACCATTTTTTGATCACATGCTCGAATCATTTGGCCGGCATGGAAGGTTTGATCTTACAATCAGGGCAGATGGAGACCTAAATGTCGGACCACATCACACAATAGAAGACATAGCCATAGTTCTTGGATCAGCGTTACGGGAAGCAATTGGAGATGGCAGAGGTATCAGACGGTTCTCCCATGCTATTATCCCAATGGATGAAGCACGGGTGATGGTTACAACTGATATCAGTGGCAGACCATACTGCGTTTTTTCAGGAGTATTTAGTGGTCCAATAGAAGGTGTGCTGGAACCATACCTGATAGAACACTTCTTTACTACTCTTACATCATCAGCACACATTACATTGCATCTGGAAGGTTCTGGTAGATCTGATCATCATCTCTGTGAAGCGTTCTTCAAAGCATGTGGTGTGACTCTTCACGAAGCTACCCGGATCATTGATCCAAATGGTAACATACCAAGTACAAAAGGAATACTCTAA